In a genomic window of Nocardiopsis mwathae:
- a CDS encoding CoA-transferase subunit beta produces MTVTAARALTSAMACFVGIGLPSTAANLARRTHAPGLWMIYESGTLGAEPDTLPLSIGDGILAETADSVVSVPEIFNYWLQPGRIDVGFLGAAQIDRHGNINTTVIGAYDDPKVRLPGAGGAPEIAASCREVVVIVRQSRRTFVESVDFVTSVGHGRGPGDRDRLGLRGAGPTRVITDLGVLEPAPDSRELTLASVHPGVTLDDVRAATGWDLATAPDLTVTPEPRPAELAALRDLTRS; encoded by the coding sequence ATGACGGTGACCGCGGCACGCGCCCTGACGTCCGCCATGGCCTGCTTCGTCGGCATCGGCCTGCCGAGCACCGCCGCCAACCTCGCCCGGCGCACGCACGCGCCCGGCCTGTGGATGATCTACGAGTCCGGCACGCTCGGCGCCGAACCGGACACGCTCCCGCTGTCCATCGGCGACGGCATCCTCGCCGAGACCGCCGACAGCGTCGTGTCCGTCCCGGAGATCTTCAACTACTGGTTGCAGCCCGGACGCATCGACGTCGGCTTCCTCGGCGCCGCGCAGATCGACCGCCACGGCAACATCAACACCACCGTCATCGGCGCCTACGACGACCCCAAGGTCCGGCTGCCGGGCGCCGGAGGCGCCCCTGAGATCGCGGCGTCCTGCCGTGAAGTCGTGGTGATCGTGCGGCAGAGCAGGCGCACCTTCGTCGAATCCGTCGACTTCGTCACCTCCGTCGGTCACGGCCGCGGCCCCGGCGACCGGGACCGCCTCGGCCTGCGCGGCGCCGGACCCACCCGCGTCATCACCGACCTGGGCGTCCTCGAACCCGCCCCGGACAGCCGCGAGCTCACCCTGGCCAGTGTCCACCCCGGCGTCACGCTCGACGACGTGCGCGCCGCCACCGGCTGGGACCTCGCCACCGCCCCCGACCTCACCGTCACACCCGAGCCCCGGCCTGCGGAACTGGCGGCCCTGCGCGACCTCACGCGATCCTAG
- a CDS encoding CoA transferase subunit A, which translates to MILPLEEAVGELVHDGDTVALEGFTHLIPVAAGHEIIRQGRRDLTLVRMTPDIVYDRMIGAGCARKLVFSWGGNPGVGSLHRFRDAVQNGWPVPLEIEEHSHAGMANRYVAGASGLPFAVLRGYNGTDLVGRTDGIATVECPFTGELLTAVPALNPDVTVVHAQRADRAGNVQLWGITGVQKEAVLAARRSLVTVEEVVDELAPVPGQVLLPARVVTAVAEVPGGAAPSYAHGYYARDNAAYQAWDDVSRDRDRFAQWLDTQIAPVGAADSEEQVRP; encoded by the coding sequence ATGATCCTCCCGCTGGAGGAGGCGGTCGGTGAACTCGTCCACGACGGGGACACCGTCGCTCTGGAGGGCTTCACCCACCTGATCCCGGTCGCGGCCGGCCACGAGATCATCCGCCAGGGCCGACGCGACCTCACGCTCGTGCGGATGACCCCCGACATCGTCTACGACCGGATGATCGGCGCCGGGTGCGCGCGCAAGCTGGTGTTCTCCTGGGGCGGCAACCCCGGCGTCGGCTCCCTGCACCGGTTCCGCGACGCCGTGCAGAACGGGTGGCCGGTCCCGCTGGAGATCGAGGAGCACAGCCACGCCGGTATGGCCAACCGCTACGTGGCCGGAGCCTCCGGCCTGCCCTTCGCCGTGCTGCGCGGCTACAACGGCACCGACCTGGTCGGCCGGACCGACGGGATCGCCACCGTCGAGTGCCCCTTCACCGGCGAACTCCTCACCGCCGTCCCCGCGCTCAACCCCGACGTCACCGTGGTGCACGCCCAGCGCGCCGACCGGGCGGGCAACGTCCAGCTGTGGGGCATCACCGGGGTGCAGAAGGAGGCCGTGCTCGCCGCCCGGCGCTCGCTGGTCACCGTGGAGGAGGTCGTCGACGAGCTGGCCCCGGTCCCCGGACAGGTGCTGCTCCCCGCGCGCGTGGTCACCGCCGTCGCCGAGGTCCCCGGCGGGGCCGCCCCCTCCTACGCCCACGGCTACTACGCCCGCGACAACGCCGCCTACCAGGCATGGGACGACGTCAGCCGGGACCGCGACCGCTTCGCCCAGTGGCTCGACACCCAGATCGCGCCCGTCGGCGCGGCCGACAGCGAGGAACAGGTGAGACCGTGA
- a CDS encoding IclR family transcriptional regulator translates to MTTGATPEEPKARGAHFVQSLDRGLAVIRAFSEQTPAMTLSEVARTTGLTRAAARRFLLTLSDLGYIRTDGRMFRLTPRVLELGYAYLSSADLPEVAQPHLERLASEVNESSSLSILDGDDVVYIARAATTRIMTVSINVGTRFPAYATSMGRVLLAGRPPAQLDAYLERVRLDPLTSHTIASVERLRAELEKIRNQGWAVVDQELEEGLRAVAVPIRDHQGNVIAATNISAHASRRSAEDVRRDLLPPLLATASRIEADLEIASRG, encoded by the coding sequence ATGACCACCGGAGCGACCCCGGAAGAGCCGAAGGCCCGCGGCGCGCACTTCGTGCAGTCGCTGGATCGGGGCCTGGCCGTCATCCGGGCGTTCTCCGAGCAGACCCCGGCGATGACGCTGAGTGAAGTCGCCCGGACCACCGGACTGACGCGGGCCGCGGCCCGCCGCTTCCTGCTCACGCTGTCCGACCTCGGCTACATCCGCACCGACGGCCGGATGTTCCGGCTGACCCCGCGGGTGCTGGAGCTCGGCTACGCCTACCTCTCCTCGGCCGACCTCCCCGAGGTGGCCCAGCCGCACCTGGAGCGGCTGGCCTCCGAGGTCAACGAGTCGTCCTCGCTGTCGATCCTCGACGGCGACGACGTGGTCTACATCGCGCGGGCCGCCACCACGCGGATCATGACCGTGTCGATCAACGTCGGCACCCGCTTCCCCGCCTACGCCACCTCCATGGGGCGCGTCCTTCTGGCCGGGCGCCCGCCCGCGCAGCTCGACGCCTACCTGGAGCGGGTGCGGCTGGACCCGCTCACCTCGCACACGATCGCCTCCGTCGAGCGGCTGCGCGCCGAGCTGGAGAAGATCCGCAACCAGGGCTGGGCCGTGGTCGACCAGGAGCTGGAGGAAGGGCTGCGCGCGGTGGCCGTGCCCATCCGCGACCACCAGGGCAACGTGATCGCGGCCACCAACATCTCGGCGCACGCCAGCCGCCGGTCGGCCGAGGACGTGCGGCGCGACCTGCTGCCGCCGCTGCTGGCCACGGCCTCCCGCATCGAGGCGGACCTGGAGATCGCCTCCCGGGGATGA
- a CDS encoding ABC transporter substrate-binding protein, which produces MRRKILALTGVVALLTTAACGGGDAAEKDGLTTLKIGSMPVVDTAALHLGVDQGYFEDLGIELDITNVQGGAEAIPGVVSGDFDIAFSNVTSLIVAREKDLPLKIINNAVASTGKEGKDFGGVVVPEGSSITGAKDLAGKKVAVNTLQNIGDTTVRNSVRKAGGDPEDIEFVEMAFPDMPAAVEKKQVDAAWVVEPFLTMALNDGATEVASNFVDTHESLSVAVYFTSEKFLAENPELAKSFTTAMSESQAYAQSHPEEVRRILTTYTKMDENLIEQIRLPNYPSQKDTESAQVLGELMKEDGLIDSEPNLDELYQ; this is translated from the coding sequence ATGCGTCGAAAGATCCTCGCGTTGACCGGAGTCGTGGCGCTGCTCACGACCGCGGCCTGCGGAGGCGGTGATGCCGCGGAGAAGGACGGGCTCACCACACTGAAGATCGGCTCCATGCCGGTCGTCGACACCGCCGCCCTCCACCTCGGGGTGGACCAGGGATACTTCGAGGACCTCGGGATCGAGCTGGACATCACCAACGTCCAGGGCGGCGCCGAGGCGATCCCGGGCGTCGTCAGCGGCGACTTCGACATCGCCTTCAGCAACGTGACGTCCCTGATCGTCGCCAGGGAGAAGGACCTCCCGCTGAAGATCATCAACAACGCCGTGGCCAGCACCGGCAAAGAGGGCAAGGACTTCGGCGGCGTCGTCGTCCCCGAAGGCAGCTCCATCACCGGCGCCAAGGACCTCGCCGGCAAGAAGGTCGCGGTGAACACGCTGCAGAACATCGGCGACACCACCGTGCGCAACTCGGTCCGCAAGGCCGGCGGCGACCCCGAGGACATCGAGTTCGTCGAGATGGCGTTCCCCGACATGCCGGCCGCCGTCGAGAAGAAGCAGGTCGACGCCGCCTGGGTGGTCGAGCCGTTCCTCACCATGGCGCTCAACGACGGGGCCACCGAGGTCGCCTCCAACTTCGTCGACACCCACGAGTCGCTCTCCGTCGCCGTCTACTTCACCTCGGAGAAGTTCCTCGCCGAGAACCCCGAGCTGGCCAAGTCCTTCACCACCGCGATGTCGGAGTCGCAGGCCTACGCCCAGAGCCACCCCGAAGAGGTGCGCCGCATCCTCACCACCTACACCAAGATGGACGAGAACCTCATCGAGCAGATCCGCCTGCCCAACTACCCCTCCCAGAAGGACACCGAGTCCGCCCAGGTGCTCGGTGAGCTGATGAAGGAGGACGGCCTGATCGACTCCGAGCCGAACCTGGACGAGCTCTACCAGTGA
- a CDS encoding ABC transporter permease subunit yields MTRTANTSPDAAVGAGANRALLGAAGVAGLLVLWEALPRIGAADPRYLPPASEVAITLGGRLGGATFWAAVGDTVAAWALGLAIAFAAAVVLGFLIGSAPRVRAFTTSTVEFLRPIPSVALIPLAILLYGTDIRSTLLLVVYAAFWQIYIQVLYGVADVDPVADQTARCYGLGRMARIRYVVWPSALPYLMTGLRLGAAVALVLTVTAQLVIGSPGLGQEIAVARSSGALDEVYALIVATGALGVLVNTGIRALERRALRWHSSVRGEAL; encoded by the coding sequence GTGACCCGAACCGCGAACACCTCACCCGACGCCGCCGTCGGCGCGGGCGCGAACCGGGCCCTGCTGGGCGCGGCCGGTGTCGCCGGACTGCTGGTGCTGTGGGAGGCGCTGCCCCGCATCGGGGCGGCCGACCCGCGGTACCTGCCGCCGGCCTCGGAGGTCGCGATCACGCTGGGCGGCCGGCTCGGCGGCGCGACCTTCTGGGCCGCGGTCGGCGACACCGTCGCGGCCTGGGCGCTGGGGCTGGCGATCGCCTTCGCGGCCGCCGTCGTCCTGGGCTTCCTCATCGGGTCCGCACCGCGCGTCCGCGCCTTCACCACCTCCACGGTGGAGTTCCTCCGCCCGATCCCGTCCGTGGCGCTGATCCCGCTGGCGATCCTGCTGTACGGCACGGACATCCGCTCGACCCTGCTGCTCGTGGTCTACGCCGCGTTCTGGCAGATCTACATCCAGGTGCTCTACGGTGTCGCCGACGTCGACCCGGTCGCCGACCAGACCGCCCGCTGCTACGGGCTGGGCCGCATGGCGCGGATCCGCTATGTCGTGTGGCCCTCCGCGCTGCCCTACCTGATGACCGGGCTGCGGCTCGGCGCCGCCGTCGCGCTGGTCCTCACGGTGACCGCGCAGCTGGTCATCGGCAGCCCCGGCCTGGGACAGGAGATCGCCGTGGCGCGCTCCAGCGGGGCCTTGGACGAGGTCTACGCGCTGATCGTCGCCACCGGTGCGCTCGGCGTCCTCGTCAACACGGGCATCCGCGCCTTGGAGCGGCGCGCCCTGCGCTGGCACTCGTCCGTCCGGGGGGAGGCCCTGTGA
- a CDS encoding ABC transporter permease translates to MRTTAARPRGVLTRLLELFLLPVLLIALWWAGSASSGNYYMPTPDVIAEKFREVWISERFFVDVLPSVGLLLSGFALAAVVGVALGVALGLSPRARAVGEPVLEFFRAVPPPVLVPLLMLLVGVNTPMKLAVIVSGCVWPILLNTIEGVRAVDPVLADTCRCYGIRGRRWLTTLVLRSASPQIMAGLRQGLSIAIILMVISEMFASSSGLGFSIVQFQRSFAIPEMWSGIVLLGLIGFLLSVLFGVAERYVLGWYRGVRAASRGE, encoded by the coding sequence ATGAGAACAACGGCCGCACGCCCCCGCGGCGTGCTGACGCGCCTGCTGGAGCTGTTCCTGCTGCCGGTGCTGCTCATCGCCCTGTGGTGGGCGGGCAGCGCCTCCTCCGGCAACTACTACATGCCTACGCCCGACGTCATCGCCGAGAAGTTCCGCGAGGTCTGGATCTCCGAGCGCTTCTTCGTCGACGTGCTGCCCAGTGTCGGCCTGCTGCTCAGCGGGTTCGCGCTGGCGGCGGTGGTGGGTGTGGCCCTGGGGGTGGCCCTGGGTCTGTCGCCCCGCGCCCGCGCGGTCGGCGAGCCGGTGCTGGAGTTCTTCCGCGCCGTCCCGCCGCCCGTGCTGGTCCCGCTGCTGATGCTGCTGGTCGGCGTGAACACGCCGATGAAGCTCGCGGTCATCGTCTCCGGGTGCGTGTGGCCGATCCTGCTCAACACCATCGAGGGCGTGCGCGCGGTCGACCCGGTGCTGGCGGACACCTGCCGCTGCTACGGCATCCGCGGTCGGCGCTGGCTGACCACGCTGGTGCTGCGCTCGGCCAGCCCGCAGATCATGGCGGGACTCCGCCAGGGGCTGTCCATCGCGATCATCCTCATGGTCATCAGCGAGATGTTCGCCAGCTCCAGTGGCCTGGGCTTCAGCATCGTGCAGTTCCAGCGCAGCTTCGCCATCCCCGAGATGTGGAGCGGCATCGTCCTGCTGGGCCTGATCGGGTTCCTCCTGTCGGTGCTGTTCGGCGTGGCGGAGCGCTACGTCCTGGGCTGGTACCGCGGCGTGCGCGCCGCGAGCCGCGGGGAGTGA
- a CDS encoding ABC transporter ATP-binding protein, whose translation MLEVTRLQKIYRGEGREVEAVRDLTFRLGEGELACLVGPSGCGKTTLLKCISGLMAPTSGSVELAGNRVTGPPRDMAVVFQEYGRSLFPWMSVRDNVELPLKEKKLSASRRRKLVRESLEAVGLADFAASYPWQLSGGMQQRVAIARAIAYEPRVLLMDEPFAAVDAQTRADLEDLIRELWRKFSITVLFVTHDIDEAVYLGQRVLVLSSSPTVVQDDVAIDLPDRRDQLTTRALPRFAELRARVYNQIQNAKRGSADGHRSAPSAAAADA comes from the coding sequence ATGCTTGAGGTGACCCGGCTGCAGAAGATCTACCGGGGGGAGGGCCGCGAGGTCGAGGCCGTCCGCGACCTCACCTTCCGGCTCGGCGAGGGCGAGCTGGCCTGCCTCGTCGGCCCCTCGGGCTGCGGCAAGACCACCCTGCTCAAGTGCATCTCGGGGCTGATGGCCCCGACCTCGGGCAGCGTCGAGCTGGCCGGGAACCGGGTCACCGGCCCGCCTCGGGACATGGCCGTGGTCTTCCAGGAGTACGGCCGCAGCCTGTTCCCGTGGATGAGCGTGCGCGACAACGTCGAGCTGCCGCTCAAGGAGAAGAAGCTGTCGGCGTCGCGGCGGCGCAAGCTGGTCCGCGAGTCGCTGGAGGCGGTGGGACTGGCCGACTTCGCGGCGTCCTACCCCTGGCAGCTGTCCGGGGGCATGCAGCAGCGCGTCGCCATCGCCCGCGCCATCGCCTATGAGCCGCGGGTGCTGCTCATGGACGAGCCGTTCGCGGCCGTGGACGCCCAGACCCGGGCCGACCTGGAGGACCTGATCCGCGAGCTGTGGCGGAAGTTCTCCATCACCGTCCTGTTCGTCACCCACGACATCGACGAGGCGGTCTACCTCGGCCAGCGCGTGCTGGTCCTGTCGTCCTCGCCGACGGTCGTCCAGGACGACGTGGCGATCGACCTGCCCGACCGGCGCGACCAGCTCACGACACGCGCCCTGCCGCGTTTCGCCGAGCTGCGGGCGCGGGTCTACAACCAGATCCAGAACGCCAAGCGCGGGTCGGCCGACGGCCACCGCTCCGCGCCGAGCGCGGCCGCGGCCGACGCCTGA
- a CDS encoding carbohydrate ABC transporter permease has product MADRHAAAGARGRPGELDASAGRRGHRSGTRRRPLDRHTLEVGILGVLRIAVIAAAVAASAGPLLYGAVLSVRPFGDVVADPLALPALGEVDLSAYARAMADEAAGGFGLARFMRTSVTVAVWTTVLAVACSVLGAYAAVRLRFFGRDTVNGFFLAVYLFPGIVLAVPLFVLFSRIGLTGSLVGLVIIYMAQTIPVSLYMLRGYFQAVPAGVEEAAEVDGCNRVQVITRVVLPMALPGVAATGLYVFMIAWNEFLFALLFLVDDRQRWTVSLGIARLADFAVPAPVLMAGSIAITVPVVAGFLLAQRLLVSGLTAGAEKG; this is encoded by the coding sequence ATGGCCGACCGGCACGCGGCGGCCGGGGCCCGCGGGCGGCCCGGGGAACTCGACGCGAGCGCGGGGCGCCGCGGGCACCGGAGCGGGACGCGGCGTCGGCCGCTGGACCGGCACACGCTTGAGGTCGGGATTCTGGGGGTGCTGCGGATCGCCGTGATCGCCGCGGCCGTCGCCGCGTCGGCCGGGCCGCTGCTGTACGGCGCGGTCCTGTCGGTGCGCCCCTTCGGTGATGTCGTCGCCGACCCGCTGGCACTGCCCGCTCTCGGCGAGGTGGATCTGAGCGCCTATGCCAGGGCGATGGCCGACGAGGCGGCGGGCGGGTTCGGGCTGGCCCGGTTCATGCGGACGTCGGTCACGGTGGCGGTGTGGACCACGGTGCTGGCGGTGGCGTGCAGCGTGCTGGGGGCCTACGCGGCGGTGCGGCTGCGCTTCTTCGGCCGCGACACCGTCAACGGATTCTTCCTGGCGGTGTACCTGTTCCCCGGGATCGTGCTCGCGGTACCGCTGTTCGTGCTGTTCAGCCGGATCGGCCTGACGGGTTCGCTGGTGGGCCTGGTCATCATCTACATGGCCCAGACGATCCCGGTGTCGCTGTACATGCTGCGCGGCTACTTCCAGGCGGTCCCGGCCGGTGTGGAGGAGGCGGCGGAGGTCGACGGCTGCAACCGGGTGCAGGTGATCACCCGGGTGGTGCTGCCGATGGCGCTGCCCGGGGTCGCCGCGACAGGGCTGTACGTGTTCATGATCGCCTGGAACGAGTTCCTGTTCGCGCTGCTCTTCCTGGTCGACGACCGGCAGCGGTGGACGGTGTCGCTGGGCATCGCGCGGCTCGCCGACTTCGCCGTGCCCGCGCCCGTGCTCATGGCCGGGTCGATCGCGATCACCGTCCCGGTGGTGGCGGGCTTCCTGCTCGCCCAGCGCCTGCTGGTCTCGGGACTCACCGCCGGCGCGGAGAAGGGCTGA
- a CDS encoding carbohydrate ABC transporter permease, which translates to MSGRGTASAPTLPRSRRVRTRREREELHGRLLVAPTLVVVGAVVLFPFLAVFVLSLQDMRLIDIRGFSPADLEVTLDNFARVLSSAGFWAAARTTLVYAAVTTVGSLLAGLVLALALRRPFAGRGAVRGLLLVPYVLPVVAATTIWSTLLNPQYGAVNEIGQRFLGWSAPINFLTTHGIDIAGIPVPVALSVVILFEIWKSFPLAFLFITARLQAVPRDLEEAAVVDGASPTQVFRHVLLPQLAGVLALLALLRFIWSFQNFTDIWLLTGGAGGTEVVAVRVYEELVTRANIGTASALGVLMTLALAGLLVLYLRMVRKGRV; encoded by the coding sequence ATGAGCGGCCGCGGGACGGCGAGTGCCCCGACGCTGCCCCGCTCCCGCCGCGTCCGTACCCGGCGGGAGCGGGAGGAGCTGCACGGGCGGCTGCTGGTGGCGCCGACCCTGGTGGTGGTCGGGGCGGTGGTGCTGTTCCCGTTCCTGGCGGTGTTCGTGCTGTCGCTGCAGGACATGCGGCTCATCGACATCCGCGGCTTCTCCCCCGCCGACCTGGAGGTCACCCTCGACAACTTCGCCCGGGTGCTCTCCAGCGCCGGGTTCTGGGCGGCCGCACGCACCACCCTCGTCTACGCCGCGGTGACGACGGTGGGATCGCTGCTGGCCGGGCTCGTCCTCGCGCTGGCGCTGCGCCGCCCGTTCGCGGGCCGCGGCGCGGTGCGCGGGCTGCTGCTGGTGCCCTACGTGCTGCCGGTGGTGGCGGCCACGACGATCTGGTCGACCCTGCTCAACCCCCAGTACGGGGCGGTCAACGAGATCGGGCAACGCTTCCTCGGCTGGAGCGCGCCGATCAACTTCCTCACCACGCACGGCATCGACATCGCCGGGATCCCGGTGCCCGTCGCGCTCAGCGTCGTCATCCTCTTCGAGATCTGGAAGTCGTTCCCGCTGGCGTTCCTGTTCATCACCGCGCGGTTGCAGGCGGTGCCGCGCGACCTGGAGGAGGCCGCGGTGGTGGACGGCGCCTCCCCCACCCAGGTGTTCCGCCACGTTCTGCTGCCGCAGCTCGCGGGCGTTCTCGCACTGCTGGCGCTGCTCCGGTTCATCTGGTCCTTTCAGAACTTCACCGATATCTGGCTCCTGACCGGCGGTGCCGGCGGAACCGAGGTGGTGGCGGTCCGGGTGTACGAGGAGCTGGTGACCCGGGCGAACATCGGCACGGCCTCGGCGCTGGGCGTGCTGATGACGCTCGCGCTGGCCGGGCTGCTCGTGCTCTACCTGCGGATGGTCCGAAAGGGGCGGGTGTGA
- a CDS encoding ABC transporter substrate-binding protein — MFASTGKRPRRHRALAAGGAALLLLLGSACAPDRGRADGALTFWTPHVTPDRLAQQEATAARFTDRTGIDVDVVAMAAADQNQALVTGAASGDVPDVILLAPDQAAAWSGQGLLDTDVAADVLDALDRATFSEHALDMVTIGGEPVAVPSDGWGQVLVYRADLLERAGVRPPRTVEEVARAAERLDSEGVAGIVLGTRPGDPFTTQTLEALLLAGGCELVDAEGRVALDEPACARALDAYARMADASVGGDQDVETTRAAYLSGRSAMLFWGSHIFDELAGLAPDFPATCPECRDDPAFLAANSGVVTALRLPGAGASDDPADARQFGLTLNLGVPRGADTESARRFIEFLLGDGYTDSLAVSPEGRIPVRSGTAEEPGVFADAWADLPTGEDPEARRPLSDFYDEATVQGIVEGAQSFQRWGYGTEHARFAGALAAQNTLAREIGPLFDGADPADVADRMARAARDVRADVE; from the coding sequence GTGTTCGCGTCCACGGGCAAGCGCCCGCGCCGCCACCGCGCCCTTGCGGCCGGAGGTGCCGCGCTCCTCCTGCTGCTCGGCTCCGCCTGCGCACCCGACCGGGGCCGCGCCGACGGAGCCCTCACCTTCTGGACCCCGCACGTCACACCCGACCGGCTGGCCCAGCAGGAGGCCACGGCCGCGCGCTTCACCGACCGGACCGGGATCGACGTCGACGTCGTGGCGATGGCCGCGGCCGACCAGAACCAGGCCCTGGTCACCGGCGCGGCCTCCGGCGACGTTCCCGACGTGATCCTGCTGGCCCCCGACCAGGCGGCGGCCTGGAGCGGGCAGGGGCTGCTCGACACCGACGTGGCCGCCGACGTCCTCGACGCGCTGGACCGCGCGACGTTCAGCGAGCACGCACTGGACATGGTGACCATCGGCGGCGAGCCCGTCGCCGTGCCCAGCGACGGCTGGGGCCAGGTCCTCGTCTACCGCGCCGACCTGCTGGAGCGGGCGGGCGTGCGGCCGCCGCGCACCGTCGAGGAGGTCGCCCGGGCCGCGGAGCGGCTCGACTCCGAGGGCGTCGCCGGGATCGTGCTCGGCACCAGGCCCGGCGACCCGTTCACCACCCAGACCCTGGAGGCGCTGCTGCTGGCCGGGGGCTGCGAGCTGGTGGACGCGGAAGGCCGGGTCGCACTCGACGAGCCGGCCTGCGCCCGGGCCCTGGACGCCTACGCCCGGATGGCCGACGCGTCGGTCGGCGGCGACCAGGACGTGGAGACCACCCGCGCCGCCTACCTCTCCGGCCGCAGCGCCATGCTCTTCTGGGGGTCGCACATCTTCGACGAGCTCGCCGGGCTGGCCCCCGACTTCCCGGCCACGTGCCCGGAGTGCCGGGACGATCCGGCGTTCCTGGCCGCCAACAGCGGGGTGGTCACCGCCCTGCGGCTGCCCGGCGCCGGCGCGTCCGACGACCCCGCCGACGCGCGGCAGTTCGGCCTCACCCTGAACCTGGGGGTCCCGCGCGGCGCCGACACCGAGTCGGCCCGGCGGTTCATCGAGTTCCTGCTCGGCGACGGCTACACCGACTCTCTGGCCGTCTCCCCGGAGGGACGCATCCCCGTGCGGTCGGGCACGGCCGAGGAGCCCGGGGTGTTCGCCGACGCCTGGGCCGACCTGCCCACCGGTGAGGACCCGGAGGCGCGCCGCCCGCTGTCCGACTTCTACGACGAAGCCACCGTCCAGGGCATCGTCGAGGGCGCGCAGAGCTTCCAGCGTTGGGGGTACGGCACCGAGCACGCTCGGTTCGCGGGTGCGCTGGCCGCACAGAACACCCTCGCCCGGGAGATCGGCCCGCTGTTCGACGGCGCCGACCCCGCCGACGTGGCCGATCGGATGGCCCGGGCCGCCCGCGACGTCCGGGCCGACGTCGAATGA
- a CDS encoding glycoside hydrolase family 15 protein, producing MTDGGSEVTAMPEAGSDGAAAPVLGTRGTAWRPETRLYSDGVVIGADGTPVIVPPHSALERVPATGLLAPGGHLSGAAEATDAAVRREREWLGSADVPAAGSPWEDMARTALIDIRTLLHPDGAMVAAASPFWRYVWPRDAAFCVVALALCGLGDAALRVLRYVAAMQEPDGTWQARYLPDGSRRVPDDRGTQLDGIGWTLWAAWLLWHTEPARELAPVVPALTGAAAALDAAVDPASGLPRPSPDYWEKATADVTLGTAAPLLLGARAGARVLHGLGARDAARRCASVEARLGPGIERHFAGEGYPRRRGGGRDASVAFLLPPFAPAAPRPRAAWHRTLAALRLSNGGVRPGEEWPDTATAWTPQLSLFAMTAACLGELGPAARLLDWLDAHRTRLGALPEKVTADGRPAAVAPLALTGASALIALHALDGRPVPVPAAVPPT from the coding sequence ATGACGGACGGCGGTAGCGAGGTGACGGCGATGCCGGAAGCCGGGTCGGACGGCGCCGCCGCGCCGGTGCTCGGCACACGGGGGACTGCGTGGCGGCCGGAGACCCGGCTGTACTCCGACGGTGTGGTGATCGGCGCCGACGGCACCCCGGTCATCGTCCCGCCGCACTCGGCCCTGGAACGCGTCCCGGCAACGGGGCTGCTCGCCCCCGGCGGGCACCTGTCCGGGGCCGCGGAGGCCACGGACGCGGCCGTCCGGCGCGAGCGGGAGTGGCTCGGGTCGGCCGACGTCCCGGCCGCCGGTTCACCGTGGGAGGACATGGCGCGCACCGCCCTCATCGACATCCGCACCCTGCTGCACCCCGACGGGGCGATGGTCGCCGCGGCCAGTCCGTTCTGGCGGTACGTGTGGCCGCGCGACGCCGCCTTCTGCGTCGTCGCGCTCGCTTTGTGCGGGCTGGGGGACGCCGCGCTGCGGGTGCTGCGCTATGTGGCCGCCATGCAGGAGCCCGACGGCACCTGGCAGGCGCGCTACCTGCCCGACGGGTCCCGGCGGGTCCCCGACGACCGCGGCACCCAGTTGGACGGCATCGGCTGGACGCTGTGGGCCGCCTGGCTGCTGTGGCACACCGAACCGGCCCGGGAGCTGGCTCCCGTGGTGCCCGCTCTGACCGGAGCCGCCGCGGCGCTCGACGCGGCCGTCGACCCGGCCAGCGGTCTCCCCCGCCCTTCCCCGGACTACTGGGAGAAGGCCACCGCCGACGTCACACTGGGCACGGCCGCGCCCCTTCTCCTCGGTGCACGTGCGGGAGCGCGGGTGCTGCACGGCCTCGGCGCCCGCGACGCGGCCCGCCGGTGCGCGTCCGTCGAGGCCCGGCTGGGACCGGGCATCGAGCGGCACTTCGCCGGGGAGGGGTACCCCCGGCGCCGCGGCGGCGGCCGGGACGCCTCCGTCGCCTTCCTGCTTCCGCCCTTCGCCCCGGCCGCGCCCCGCCCGCGCGCCGCCTGGCATCGGACCCTGGCGGCGTTGAGGCTGTCCAACGGGGGTGTGCGCCCCGGTGAGGAGTGGCCGGACACCGCGACCGCCTGGACGCCGCAGCTGTCGCTGTTCGCCATGACCGCCGCCTGCCTCGGTGAGCTCGGGCCGGCGGCGCGGCTGCTCGACTGGCTCGACGCGCACCGTACCCGGCTGGGCGCGCTGCCGGAGAAGGTGACCGCCGACGGCCGCCCGGCCGCCGTCGCCCCCCTGGCCCTGACCGGGGCGAGCGCCCTCATCGCGCTGCACGCGCTGGACGGCCGACCTGTCCCTGTTCCCGCTGCCGTTCCACCGACCTGA